The nucleotide window TGGGAAGCCTCAAGCAGGGCCTTGCAATGTTCATCAGACAGATCATAATCGCTTCTTAACACGGCCACGATGTGGTCTGTTTCCGAGGGGCTGAACTCGCCGTCTATCTGGGCCATCTCCAGAAACAGGGCGCACGTAGCAATTCGAATATCGTGAGATGTTGCTTTGTCTTGCTCGCCACTGTCCCCTTTGGTACTTTTTCCGAAAAATTTCTTCAACAGATCAATCATCGTCCTGTTCTCCTCTACGTTACGAAGCCCTCTTTTCAAAAAGGGACTACTCCATGAATATTAGCGCCCATCCCTGCAGAGGTCAAGGGCGGAGACATCTCCCAAATCCGCCGCTTGAATTTGGACAGGCTTTTCCAGTGGTTTTTTGGAGCCATTTTGTCGCCTGTGCAGGTTTTTAGTAAATCCCTGCCCCGAGCCGCGGGACACATCTATAACACGCTAGAAATAAGCTGAAATTACACACAGCTATCCCACGGTTTTTCCAGTGTGTGAAGTTTTTGTTCTCCGGGTCATGCCGAAATTCCGGGCGATAGCACCGCTATCTTCGCCCGAATATCGAGTAACCATTTTAATGACCGATTGCCTTTGCTCAAACGCACCAGCAGGTACCGCGAGGTATCCACCACTTGTGCTGCCAAGTTAATCAGAGAAAAACGGATCGCCTTCATTCGTTTGGGACCCCACGATTGCCCGAACACCAGGCGTTTCATTGTAGCATTTAGGTTCAAAGCCAACATCATGATCCACCACCAAGCGGCATTTTCACCAAAGTCGCCTGAGGGCAGTTTGCCGCCGGCCAAACCGCTTATTCTCACCCACCTCACAATACTTGAGCAAATTGTGTTGATAGCCCGCAGTGTCCGAACGCATCCGCACTGTCTTTATGCCTTCAGGCAGCAAACTCAATGCTTCTTTAAAAACCAGCAGTTGTTCATAGCGCGCCGGAATATTGCCGTCGCGAAACTCTGTATGAACAACCATCGCCTGCTCAAACCACCAGGTATTGATGGGTTGGTAGGCCTTAAAGCTCTTGTAGCAAAAAAGGGCATCTAATTTGTCCGTCTCCAACAGCGTTGCGTCTGTATCCAATGTGGCAGTATCTTCAGGATTGTTCTTTTGCACAAAAGCTAAAAAATTCCTGTTCACTTTTAAAAAACTACGCAAATGCTCGTTAGCAGCCGGAATAAATGCCTTGCCCGGTTGCCGATGTTTGTCCTGCTCACTATCATGAAATGCTGATAAATACCGAAACACCGACGAGGGAGAAGGAACCGATCTACGGCCTTCTTTAACCCAGCGACGCTCTAAAGCTCGACGGGCTTGGCGTGACATACCCTGCATGTATGTCCTTCGCAAAACCCGACAAAATCCTTCGTCGGCCTCAAGAATATCCAGATCATCCACACAGTCCCCACCAGCAAGGTTCAACAGCACAAGCGATGTCACCACCTGTGCGTCGGTCCACCCACGGCCTGCTCGCACCGCCACGTGTTGTTCTGCGGACCTCGACAGCCCCATTACCTGAGCCAAATCCAAATAAACCGGCAGCCCCCTCATACCTCCAAATTGCCGTTGCTCTTCGTACTTGAAAGCAAGAACCCCTTGTGCCATAGTCGTGTCACCTCGTTGATGATAGATTTGTTTGTGCAAACACAGTCTATCTGCTTGATTTATCAAGCACAACGAGGTTTTTTATTTTTTTTGCCGGTGAATCAAGGCTCACGAACGAAGAAACATCGTTGACGACTATCGAGACCGGCGGGATATTGTCTCCCGTCAACAGGAACAAGAGCTTTAGATCGCAACAATCAAGTCGGCAGTGCAATTTTTTTGGCGACTATTGCGTTCTGCTGCTTTTTCTTTCGCCGCCTTGGAGACACCAAGAAAAGCCAAGCAGGTTAAAAAAAGTCCAGGATGTCACCCAAATACCCCCGGTGGGCTTTTCCCGATTGACATTGAAAGAAGTCAAAAAAGTCAAACCTGTCCCCAAGGTCCGTCATGCCACCCCCTTCTAGGCCGATAATAAATCGCGGAGACTGCGTTATGCGATTTGTAAATCGGAATGGATGGTCACAATGCCCAAGTATCCATCCACCGAAACGATATCGCCCGTCTTGACATAGTTGGTAACTTCTGGAACGCCGGTTACACAGGGCAGGCCGTATTCTCTGGCGATAATGGCGCCATGAATGAGCATACCGCCTCTTCGTTCCACAATGCCGGAAGAAAGCGGCACAACGAATGTCATGGTGGGGTCCAAGGCATCACAAACCAAAACATCTCCTGTCTTGAAATCAACTAATTCTGACGCCGTATCTATGACGCGGGCCTTGCCTTTGGCAATGCCCGGTCCTGCCGGTTGCCCAACCAGTTGCCTGGTCTTTATCTGCATTGCTCTCTGAGGGCTTTGTGGGGATTGCTCAAGGGGTTGCGGTGCTTTTGGGGTGTATTCCGGATTATTCAAGGCACTAAGCACTTCATCTGCTGCAAGGCGGCTGGTGGGGATTTCCAGACGTTTTTCTATGCGATGCCTGCCTTCGTCCACGGCCCTTACCATTTGTCGACGAATCCGACCGATATAGATATTGTCGTCATCTCTGAGTCGGTAGCTGGCTCGGCCCAAGGCGAGAAGGTCGGAGCCAAAGCCCTGGTCTTCTGCTGTGAAACGGTCCAAAAAGGCTTCTGTGAGGCTGCTTGCGTCCGTGACAGAACGGGGTTTTTCTTTGGGCAAGTTGTCGGCCATTTCCAAGAGGAGTTTTACAACTCCGTGACGACCTTGTCGGCATTGGTCCCTTCCACAGGCCAAATCACCAAACTGTTCCAAAAATTCCGTTAAAGCCCCATGGAACTCCCTTAGTTCTTCCGGTAAGTGGTCATCCGATATGGCCTCATTGTCCCAGGAGGCAACAAGGGCTGTATTATCTCTAATCATGGAAGCCATCTTTGCAAGCATAGCATTTCTTTTCAGGGCTAGCATATCCGTGGCGCCAAGAAGACGCATAAATTCGTATGGATCATCCGGCCGCATCATTCTATTGTAAACTTCCCCGAAAAGGCGCATTCCGTGTGCCATGGGAATAAAGTCATCCCAGTAGGTTTTTGACCATTTTTCGTATATATCAGAACGGTTTTGAATTTCCTCCGCCAGTTGGGTATCGGAAAGGGCATCAAAGGTCTGTTGGGATAAGCGCTGGACCTCCTTCTCCATGGCCGGCAGCAGGGTGTCTTCGATACGCATGCGTAGCGCCTTGAGATTGTCGAAACTCCTGTGGAGGCTCAAATACCAGCTTCGCTCATCCTTGCCGGTCTGACCCGGCGCCGTAGTAATCGGTCGGGATTGAAGCACGTATAGCCCGTCGTCCAAAAAGGTCCACTCCACATCCTGGGGGCTTCCAAAAAATGTTTCCGCCTGTAGAACGAGCTGAAAGACTTGGGCTATTTCGTCGTCATACAAGGGAGGGCTACTTTGCTGGGCTGGCGACAACGGTTGAAGACGCACTTGGTTCCCAGCGGGCAACATGGCTTCATGCCTCTTGACAGGCTGGTGCGAGACTATCTTTTCGGTGTTTCGGTCAATGATCCATCTGTCGGGTTCAACTATGCCATCCACCAGGCCCTGATTTAGACCGTGCACCGCTTCAATAACCGCCTGTGTGACATCGTTGGGATCTGTTCCGAAAGCGACTCCGGAGCGATCTCCCAAGACCATTTCTTGAACCACGACGGCCATGGCACTCTTCTCTACATCGAGCCCGACCTCCTGACGGTACAGCAACGCACGGTCTGACCACAGTGACGCCCAGACGAGCTTGATGTGCTCGAGAATGGCCTCAGGACCTTTAATGTTTACGTAGGACTCATGGAGGCCGGCAAAAGAGGCGGCAGCTGAATCTTCGCCAGGGGCAGAAGAACGGACCGCCGTCGGGTTGGAAGAAAAAGCAGATTTCAAGGGGCCTTCAATCTGTTTCTTCAGGTCTGGGGGGATGGGGGTTTTAAGAAACATGTTTTGAAGACGCAGGGCCATATCCCACAGTTCTTCCCACCGCATATCCTCAAAACGTTTGCGATGAAGTTGCAAAAAGATACGGTCTTTTAATCCTGTATGACGCAGGTAAGAGACATAAGCTTCGGTGGTGATGCACATGGCAAAAGGCACAGGCATGCTGTTTTTAAACATTTCAGCAAGCGCATAGGCTTTACCGCCCACCCGGGCTTTGTCTCCCATATGAATGTCTGCGATAGAAAGGATCATGGGCCTGAAGGCATTTGGAGTTCCACAACACTTTGAAATTGTTTTACTATATCGTATTTGGCGACGTCTATGCGAATCAAAGCGCAAGACGGGGCAGAGACAAAGGTTTTCAAGCCAGGATGTTTTGCCACATAAATTGCCAGCAGTGTTTCCTTTTCTGGTCCCGTCACTTCCTCGGCCGTTCCAATGGCCATGACCGCCGTGGCTTCGGAAAAGTCCTTCGTTATATTACGTCTATTGTCGATGGTCATGGCCACAGACGGGTTTTTGCTAAGATTGGCAAACTTCCTGGTCTCTCGTCGTGTGGCAAAAACCAGGTGCTTCAAATCGTTGGTGGCTGCAAAGGCCACCAGATTGGTGAACGGCTGTTGCTCCCGTACAGTGGCAACAATCGCCAGATTCTGGACCGCAAACAACTCGGTCAAGAACAACTGGAGCCTTGATGGGTCATGCTGGATGTCTTGCCTGTCCGATGGACGGGTCATATTATCTTTACCCTGTCGTTTTAGGTCTTCTGAAAGTAAATGGATTAGCAAAAGCTTTTCCTAGCGGCCCTATTTTGTTATGTTCTTTGTTCAGATGTCAAGGGGGGTTAAAAAATAAGGATACCCCTGTGTAACCTTATCGATGATTCTCTTCGCGAATAAAGGTTATGATCCAACCAGAGAGAATTCAACGGCTTAATAACAAAAAGATTGCTAAAGGTAGATACGTGCTCTACTGGATGCAGGCCTCACAAAGGGTTTTGTGCAATCATGCCCTGGAATATGCCATCCGTGAGGCAAACGACCTAGGACAACCCGTGGTCGTCCTTTTTGGCATTACCGATCGGTTTCCCGAGGCCAACGCCCGTCATTATACCTTCATGTTACAGGGGCTGCGTGATGTCCATGAGGGCCTTAAGAAGCGAGGCATCCAGTTTGTGGTAATACTTCAATCCCCGGAAAAAGCGGCAACGTCCTTGGCAAAAGCGGCATCCCTGGTTGTCACAGATCGAGGGTATCTGGCAATTCAAGTGGCTTGGCGAACTCATTTTGCCAGCAAAGCCCCCTGCCTGGTTGTACAGGTGGAAAGCGATGTGATTGTGCCAGTAGAAAAGGCTTCAGAAAAAGAAGCATACACCGCCGGGATTCTGAGACCCAAATTGCAGAAACAACTGAAACGTTATTTGGTGTCGCTAAACGAGACACCGGTCAAGCGCGATTCGTTGGGGTTTCCACTCGGTGGGGTGGTTGTAGAAAACGAAAACACTATCCTCTCAAAACTCTCCATTGATCGTGCCGTGGGGCCGGTGGCGTCATATGAAGGTGGAACTGGGAAAGCAATCGCGTTATTGAAAGCATTCATTGAAGAGAAGCTAAAGCACTACGCAGACCTAAGAAGTGATCCCAGCCTTGATTTAGGCTCTCACATGAGTCCTTATCTTCATTTCGGACACATTTCCCCATTGACCATTGCGCTAAAGATTCGAGAATCCAGGGGAAAACCGCGACAATCCAAGAAATCCTTTTTGGAAGAACTCATCGTCCGTAGAGAACTCAGCATGAACTTTGTGCACTACAACCCACGTTATGATTCGATAAAGTGCCTGCCTGATTGGGCGACTAAGACCTTAGAAGAGCACAAGAAGGATCGCCGGGAGTTTGTTTACACCCTGAGTGAGTTTGAGAAGGGCCTCACGCACGATCCCTACTGGAATTCTGCCCAGCAAGAGATGGTGTTGACTGGCAAAATGCACAACTACATGCGTATGTACTGGGGAAAGAAGATTTTGGAATGGAGCAAAACACCTGCTGAAGCCTATCAAATCGCCCTGCGACTGAACAACAAGTACGAGTTGGACGGGAGAGACCCCAACGGCTTTGCCGGTGTCGCCTGGTGTTTTGGAAAACATGACAGGGCATGGAAGGAACGGCCGGTCTTTGGCAAGGTTCGTTATATGAATGCCGCCGGGCTCAAGCGAAAATTCAATATAGATGCCTATGTTATGCGGATAATGAGGTTAACCAAAGACACATAGATGATCAGCATGGTATTGCCCAGCATTGAAACCAGCAAGATCGTAAACGCACCGTCGAGTGTATTGTGGCGAATTCTAACAGACACGACGCAGTGGGTGAACTGGGGCCCTTCCATTCGGGAAGTCGAGTGTTCGGAAAGACTTATTGAACAAGGATCCAGGGGACGAGTAAAAACGGCCTTGGGGTTTTGGCTGCCTTTTGAGGTGACAGATTTTGTCTCTGGTCGATATTGGTCCTGGCGTGTTTCGGGAATACCTGCCACTGGACACCGGATTGAGCCTTTGGCCGAGAAGATGTGCCGGCTGGCCTTTGAAGTGCCTTTTTCCGCAGTGCCCTATTTGGGCATATGCGCCATCGCCTTGAGGCGTATCGCATCGATTGCGGAACTGTATTGAAGCCCTCCGGCATATAGAACCAGGATGTCTTGGCTGAATTAAAACGATGGGACAGTCCAATAATTCAAGACGGATTTTTGGCCTGGCGCTATGTGCTTGTTTTCTATTGACCTTTGCTCAGTGTTCAGGGAGAAAAAGCGACGTGGCAGGTATCACCGACGGAAAACTCGCCCAGTGTCCCGATTCACCCAATTGCGTCTCTTCTCAAAGCGAAGACCCGTCCCATTTCGTTGAACCCCTGCGCTATAACGGTTCCCTTTTGGCGGCGAAAAAAAAGCTTTCACGCCTTCTCGCATCCATAGGTCGCGTAGAAATGATCACCGAAGAAAGAAACTATTT belongs to Deltaproteobacteria bacterium and includes:
- a CDS encoding TerB family tellurite resistance protein, with product MIDLLKKFFGKSTKGDSGEQDKATSHDIRIATCALFLEMAQIDGEFSPSETDHIVAVLRSDYDLSDEHCKALLEASHVELQGSIDLWQFTNRINQNYAMEEKLEIIETVWRIAYTDGTLDKHEDYLMHKLAKLLRLSHKQLIDGKLKVIHS
- a CDS encoding pyridoxamine 5'-phosphate oxidase family protein gives rise to the protein MTRPSDRQDIQHDPSRLQLFLTELFAVQNLAIVATVREQQPFTNLVAFAATNDLKHLVFATRRETRKFANLSKNPSVAMTIDNRRNITKDFSEATAVMAIGTAEEVTGPEKETLLAIYVAKHPGLKTFVSAPSCALIRIDVAKYDIVKQFQSVVELQMPSGP
- the phrB gene encoding deoxyribodipyrimidine photo-lyase, with protein sequence MIQPERIQRLNNKKIAKGRYVLYWMQASQRVLCNHALEYAIREANDLGQPVVVLFGITDRFPEANARHYTFMLQGLRDVHEGLKKRGIQFVVILQSPEKAATSLAKAASLVVTDRGYLAIQVAWRTHFASKAPCLVVQVESDVIVPVEKASEKEAYTAGILRPKLQKQLKRYLVSLNETPVKRDSLGFPLGGVVVENENTILSKLSIDRAVGPVASYEGGTGKAIALLKAFIEEKLKHYADLRSDPSLDLGSHMSPYLHFGHISPLTIALKIRESRGKPRQSKKSFLEELIVRRELSMNFVHYNPRYDSIKCLPDWATKTLEEHKKDRREFVYTLSEFEKGLTHDPYWNSAQQEMVLTGKMHNYMRMYWGKKILEWSKTPAEAYQIALRLNNKYELDGRDPNGFAGVAWCFGKHDRAWKERPVFGKVRYMNAAGLKRKFNIDAYVMRIMRLTKDT
- a CDS encoding SRPBCC family protein — encoded protein: METSKIVNAPSSVLWRILTDTTQWVNWGPSIREVECSERLIEQGSRGRVKTALGFWLPFEVTDFVSGRYWSWRVSGIPATGHRIEPLAEKMCRLAFEVPFSAVPYLGICAIALRRIASIAELY
- a CDS encoding DUF1499 domain-containing protein, which translates into the protein MGQSNNSRRIFGLALCACFLLTFAQCSGRKSDVAGITDGKLAQCPDSPNCVSSQSEDPSHFVEPLRYNGSLLAAKKKLSRLLASIGRVEMITEERNYFHVTFTSGVFRFVDDVEFYFVDGAPLIHVRSASRLGYYDLGANRRRIEKIRKAFVSID